In a genomic window of Sulfitobacter sp. S223:
- a CDS encoding toprim domain-containing protein, which produces MNIAQAKCIPLVSYLERQGLSPQKSRQGGRELWYHSPIRDGDENPSFKVDTVKNLWFDHGAATGGTILDLVRELFACDVRDALAHLDKTGLYSPALASPTTSSKISRGASRRSDAGPKKPAAAGEKEKSWAFELVSSGPLQHPALLQYLTKRGIDHDIAREYLSQIDFKPPHSVGKYFALGYPSGDGFEARNALFKGFVGTGKAVTFHDKPEASVLQVFEGFMDFLSYLSKDAPSQPVGAVLVLNSTNLWRRALPFLDDPRFDEVRLYLDNDAAGDASTRALFENAQNAAKLADMRSYYEGYEDLNAWLLGKKGINFLFYFSKIESNNLS; this is translated from the coding sequence ATGAACATCGCGCAAGCAAAATGCATTCCACTGGTGTCGTACCTCGAGCGCCAAGGACTCAGCCCACAAAAATCACGCCAAGGTGGGCGGGAATTGTGGTATCACTCGCCGATCAGGGACGGGGATGAAAACCCGTCTTTCAAAGTGGATACGGTCAAGAACCTTTGGTTTGATCATGGAGCCGCCACCGGCGGAACCATCCTCGACCTCGTTCGGGAGCTGTTCGCCTGTGATGTGCGGGACGCGCTCGCGCACCTGGACAAGACCGGACTCTACTCCCCTGCCCTCGCCTCGCCGACCACTTCATCTAAAATATCGCGCGGCGCTTCGCGCCGATCTGATGCTGGGCCGAAAAAACCGGCCGCTGCGGGTGAAAAAGAAAAAAGTTGGGCCTTTGAGCTGGTCTCATCCGGGCCACTTCAGCACCCTGCCCTGCTGCAATATCTCACGAAACGCGGTATCGACCATGATATTGCCCGTGAATACCTCTCTCAGATCGACTTTAAACCCCCTCACAGCGTGGGGAAGTACTTTGCCCTCGGTTACCCTTCCGGCGATGGGTTCGAGGCACGTAACGCGCTGTTTAAGGGCTTTGTGGGAACAGGCAAGGCGGTGACCTTCCACGATAAGCCAGAAGCGAGCGTACTTCAGGTCTTCGAAGGCTTCATGGATTTCTTGTCCTACCTCTCAAAAGACGCCCCAAGCCAGCCGGTGGGGGCGGTGCTGGTGCTCAACAGCACGAACCTGTGGCGACGTGCCCTGCCCTTCCTGGATGATCCGCGCTTTGATGAGGTCCGTTTGTATCTCGATAACGACGCGGCGGGCGACGCGTCGACCCGCGCACTCTTTGAAAACGCGCAAAATGCCGCCAAACTTGCTGATATGCGCAGCTACTATGAGGGATATGAAGATCTCAACGCATGGCTGTTGGGAAAAAAAGGGATAAACTTCCTTTTTTATTTTTCAAAAATAGAAAGCAACAACTTGAGCTGA
- a CDS encoding SAM-dependent methyltransferase has product MGEPSRDAVLAAFKKTFRELAPYKHRYEVFKDFVTMAACSLHNSVWKEPTREAEYLTIIKGYKPDDQQAFPKLLGCLVQALDSEPRDILGPLYMELEIANKDAGQFFTPPELSEMMAQLTFANELDKLETQPFLTAGEPACGAGGMILALVKVMTSAGYNPADKLWVQAIDVDRMAALMCYIQLSLWNVPAEIIVGNTLSWEIREVWYTPAHHLGLWKYRLSRKAENHEVEPKADNPTPTVQEKAEDREQQAPVMSDTKTAAPVKPSQLGFDF; this is encoded by the coding sequence ATGGGAGAACCAAGCCGTGATGCTGTTTTGGCAGCATTCAAGAAGACCTTCAGGGAGCTCGCACCGTACAAACACCGCTACGAGGTTTTCAAAGACTTCGTGACGATGGCAGCGTGTAGCTTGCACAACAGCGTCTGGAAGGAACCCACCCGCGAGGCGGAATATCTGACCATCATCAAAGGCTACAAGCCTGATGATCAGCAGGCGTTCCCAAAACTTCTGGGATGCCTTGTCCAGGCGCTGGACAGCGAACCGCGTGACATTCTCGGGCCGCTCTACATGGAGCTCGAGATTGCCAACAAAGACGCAGGACAGTTCTTCACCCCGCCAGAGCTTTCAGAAATGATGGCCCAGCTGACCTTCGCAAATGAGCTGGATAAACTCGAGACCCAACCGTTCCTGACCGCAGGCGAACCAGCTTGCGGGGCAGGGGGGATGATTTTGGCACTGGTGAAAGTGATGACCAGTGCAGGCTATAATCCAGCCGACAAGCTCTGGGTGCAGGCGATTGATGTGGACCGGATGGCAGCACTGATGTGCTACATCCAGCTGAGCCTTTGGAACGTTCCCGCTGAGATTATCGTCGGGAACACCCTGAGCTGGGAAATTCGCGAAGTGTGGTACACGCCTGCCCATCATCTCGGGCTTTGGAAGTACCGTCTGAGCCGCAAGGCTGAGAACCACGAGGTCGAGCCCAAGGCAGATAATCCGACACCAACTGTGCAGGAGAAGGCCGAGGACCGTGAACAGCAAGCGCCGGTCATGTCCGACACCAAAACCGCCGCGCCGGTGAAACCGTCGCAGCTGGGCTTCGACTTCTAA